Proteins encoded by one window of Thalassoroseus pseudoceratinae:
- the efp gene encoding elongation factor P, translated as MPQINTGDFRKGIKVIVEGDPYEMLECNFVKPGKGQALYKTRLRNLLKGTILDRTYKSGDSLEGADVRKNDAQYLYRDANGYIFMDQDSFEQYTLPADNVAEKVQFLKEGDICGLMYWNDVPIDMTPPQHVILEVTYTEPAARGNTATNVSKPATVETGAEVQVPAFIENGEKIKIDASTGTYIERVRE; from the coding sequence TTCGCAAAGGAATTAAGGTCATTGTCGAAGGTGATCCTTATGAGATGCTGGAGTGCAATTTCGTCAAGCCGGGAAAAGGCCAAGCACTCTATAAGACTCGACTGCGGAATCTGCTCAAGGGAACCATTCTCGACCGAACCTACAAGAGTGGCGATAGCCTCGAAGGTGCGGACGTCCGTAAAAATGATGCTCAATACTTGTACCGTGACGCCAACGGCTACATTTTCATGGATCAAGATTCCTTCGAGCAATACACGCTGCCGGCCGACAACGTGGCGGAGAAAGTTCAATTTCTCAAGGAAGGTGATATCTGCGGCTTGATGTATTGGAACGATGTTCCGATCGACATGACACCGCCGCAGCACGTGATTCTCGAAGTGACCTACACCGAACCGGCCGCACGAGGGAATACGGCCACCAATGTTTCAAAACCTGCCACGGTGGAAACCGGTGCCGAAGTGCAAGTGCCGGCCTTCATCGAGAACGGTGAGAAAATCAAAATCGATGCCTCAACTGGCACATACATTGAACGTGTACGGGAGTAA